One Deltaproteobacteria bacterium DNA segment encodes these proteins:
- a CDS encoding ABC transporter ATP-binding protein, translating to MSAPLLEVKEVGLSFAGVRALDGVSLSVEEGELAAVIGPNGAGKTSLFNCISGFYRPQQGSLSLAGRDLRGMKPHHVARLGVSRMFQNLALFEYLTVLENLLLGRHIHFGSSWWQDLLFLGRTRKEEVAHREKVEEVIDFLDLERFRLSPVGMLPYGVLKRVELGRALCMAPRLLLLDEPAAGLNQEETEDMARYLLDIKEELGTTLVLIEHDLRFVFDLADHITVLDFGRGIAHGKPEEVREDQAVIDAYIGGEVA from the coding sequence GTGAGCGCGCCCCTCCTCGAGGTGAAGGAGGTCGGCCTCTCCTTCGCGGGGGTGCGCGCCCTGGACGGCGTCTCGCTCTCCGTGGAGGAGGGGGAGCTCGCCGCGGTGATCGGCCCCAACGGCGCCGGCAAGACCTCGCTCTTCAACTGCATCAGCGGCTTCTACCGGCCGCAACAGGGCAGCCTCTCCCTCGCGGGCCGCGACCTGCGGGGAATGAAGCCCCACCACGTCGCCCGGCTGGGCGTCAGCCGGATGTTCCAGAACCTGGCCCTCTTCGAGTACCTCACCGTCCTCGAGAACCTGCTGCTCGGCCGCCACATCCACTTCGGCTCCTCCTGGTGGCAGGACCTCCTCTTCCTGGGCCGCACCCGCAAGGAGGAGGTCGCCCACCGCGAGAAGGTCGAGGAGGTCATCGACTTCCTCGACCTCGAGCGCTTCCGCCTCTCCCCGGTGGGCATGCTCCCCTACGGCGTGCTCAAGCGGGTCGAGCTGGGCCGGGCGCTCTGCATGGCCCCCCGCCTCCTGCTCCTCGACGAGCCGGCGGCGGGCCTGAACCAGGAGGAGACCGAGGACATGGCCCGCTACCTCCTGGACATCAAGGAGGAGCTGGGCACGACCCTGGTGCTCATCGAGCACGACCTTCGCTTCGTCTTCGATCTGGCCGACCACATCACCGTCCTCGACTTCGGCCGCGGGATCGCCCACGGCAAGCCCGAGGAGGTGCGCGAGGACCAGGCCGTGATCGACGCCTACATCGGGGGGGAGGTCGCGTGA
- a CDS encoding AMP-binding protein — protein sequence MSLRLPEASAERLDRSLPGRLAAQVRAHPDAVALREKRLGIWRERSWKDYWDGVRAVAHGLADLGVKPGDHVAILSDNRVEWVLTDLAVQGLGARSVGVYQTDPADAVAYVLSHSETVLIVCEDQEQVDKVVEVRGQTPTVKHVVVLEPQGTRRYEDERLIAWDALLERGERLREAEPDFFARQVAALEPETPSMVVYTSGTTGRPKGALLSSANVCAVADAAQACFGLKTGETMLSYLPLCHVAEKIFTLFLPLKTGGVVHFGESIDTVTSDLREVSPTVFLGVPRIWEKMAAAIEIKIRDTTFLKRTLFNFFAARGRRIAARRREGALTLLDRLVWFVGDLMVYRPLQERLGLRRCSYPISGAAPISDTLLGWYHGLGVAILEGYGQTEDSGVTHVNPPGRARLGTVGPPLPGVEVKLAGDGELCVRGPTVFLGYLHNEEATREAIDAEGWLHTGDVATEDAAGFHAITGRIKEIIVTSGGKNLSPERIENALKVSPYIKEAIAIGDGRKFVSALVQIELDAVGDWATRQRIAYTSFEDLTRKSEVIALVQEEIDRANELLARVESVRAFRLLPAPLNQDEGEITATQKVKRRVIHERYAPLIESMYGGGAG from the coding sequence GTGAGCCTCCGCCTCCCCGAGGCGAGCGCCGAGCGGCTCGATCGCTCCCTGCCCGGCCGCCTCGCCGCGCAGGTGCGCGCCCACCCCGACGCGGTCGCCCTGCGGGAGAAGCGCCTGGGCATCTGGCGCGAGCGCAGCTGGAAGGACTACTGGGACGGCGTGCGGGCGGTGGCCCACGGGCTGGCGGACCTCGGGGTGAAGCCGGGCGACCACGTGGCGATCCTCTCGGACAACCGCGTCGAGTGGGTCCTCACCGACCTCGCCGTCCAGGGCCTGGGCGCCCGCAGCGTGGGGGTCTACCAGACCGACCCGGCCGACGCGGTGGCCTACGTCCTCTCCCACAGCGAGACGGTGCTCATCGTCTGCGAGGATCAGGAGCAGGTCGACAAGGTCGTCGAGGTGCGGGGGCAGACCCCGACGGTGAAGCACGTGGTGGTCCTCGAGCCCCAGGGCACCCGCCGCTACGAGGACGAGCGGCTGATCGCCTGGGACGCGCTCCTCGAGCGGGGGGAGCGCCTGCGCGAGGCCGAGCCGGACTTCTTCGCCCGGCAGGTCGCCGCCCTCGAGCCGGAGACCCCCTCGATGGTGGTCTACACCTCGGGAACCACCGGGCGGCCCAAGGGGGCGCTGCTCTCCTCGGCGAACGTCTGCGCGGTGGCCGACGCCGCCCAGGCCTGCTTCGGCCTGAAGACGGGCGAGACGATGCTCTCCTACCTGCCCCTCTGCCACGTCGCCGAGAAGATCTTCACCCTCTTCTTGCCCCTGAAGACGGGCGGCGTCGTCCACTTCGGTGAGTCGATCGACACGGTGACCTCGGACCTGCGCGAGGTCTCGCCCACGGTCTTCCTGGGGGTGCCGCGGATCTGGGAGAAGATGGCCGCCGCCATCGAGATCAAGATCCGGGACACGACCTTCCTGAAGCGGACCCTCTTCAACTTCTTCGCCGCGCGCGGGCGCCGGATCGCCGCCCGGCGCCGGGAGGGCGCCCTCACCCTCCTCGACCGCCTGGTCTGGTTCGTCGGCGACCTGATGGTCTACCGCCCCCTGCAGGAGCGGCTGGGCCTGCGCCGCTGCAGCTACCCGATCAGCGGGGCCGCGCCGATCTCCGACACGCTCCTCGGCTGGTACCACGGGCTGGGCGTCGCCATCCTCGAGGGCTACGGCCAGACCGAGGACTCGGGGGTCACCCACGTGAACCCCCCCGGCCGCGCCCGCCTGGGCACCGTCGGGCCGCCCCTGCCCGGGGTCGAGGTGAAGCTGGCCGGGGACGGCGAGCTCTGCGTGCGCGGCCCGACCGTCTTTTTGGGCTACCTCCACAACGAGGAGGCGACGCGCGAGGCCATCGACGCCGAGGGCTGGCTGCACACCGGCGACGTCGCCACCGAGGACGCCGCGGGCTTCCACGCCATCACCGGGCGCATCAAGGAGATCATCGTCACCAGCGGCGGCAAGAACCTCTCCCCCGAGCGGATCGAGAACGCCCTGAAGGTGAGCCCCTACATCAAGGAGGCGATCGCCATCGGTGACGGACGGAAGTTCGTCAGCGCCCTGGTGCAGATCGAGCTCGACGCGGTGGGCGACTGGGCCACCCGCCAGCGGATCGCCTACACCTCCTTCGAGGACCTCACCCGCAAGAGCGAGGTGATCGCCCTGGTGCAGGAGGAGATCGACCGGGCCAACGAGCTGCTGGCCCGGGTGGAGAGCGTGCGCGCCTTCCGCCTCCTGCCGGCGCCCCTCAACCAGGACGAGGGGGAGATCACCGCCACCCAGAAGGTGAAGCGCCGGGTGATCCACGAGCGCTACGCGCCGCTCATCGAGTCCATGTACGGCGGAGGTGCCGGGTGA
- a CDS encoding branched-chain amino acid ABC transporter permease, whose amino-acid sequence MTTFVQLLSSGLALGAIYALIALGFVIIYRGSEVFNFAHGELLTIGAFFMVSLTGLGVPWGLALLVAMAGTGLLAATLERLLLRRFVGRPVYVSIILTIIIGHVLRAAMLLIWGGDQRGMPVPWETTATFEIGGAQILYNGLAAVVFGAVAMGVFVYVLRYTRLGLGMRASAADQEAALAVGIPVGRVLMLTWFIAGACAALAGIFLGTFPRAVEVNLSFVALRAFPAIIVGGLDSVGGTVIAGLGLGILEVMAQGYVNPLLGNFGQNLHEVFPYVIMILFLVVRPYGLFGRKDVERV is encoded by the coding sequence GTGACGACCTTCGTGCAGCTCCTCTCCTCGGGCCTGGCCCTCGGCGCCATCTACGCCCTGATCGCCCTGGGCTTCGTGATCATCTACCGGGGCTCGGAGGTCTTCAACTTCGCCCACGGCGAGCTGCTCACCATCGGCGCCTTCTTCATGGTGAGCCTCACCGGCCTCGGCGTCCCCTGGGGGCTCGCCCTGCTGGTGGCCATGGCCGGCACCGGGCTGCTCGCCGCCACCCTCGAGCGCCTCCTCCTGCGCCGCTTCGTGGGCCGGCCGGTCTACGTCTCGATCATCCTCACGATCATCATCGGCCACGTGCTGCGCGCGGCGATGCTCCTGATCTGGGGCGGCGACCAGCGCGGGATGCCCGTGCCCTGGGAGACGACGGCCACCTTCGAGATCGGCGGCGCCCAGATCCTCTACAACGGCCTCGCCGCGGTGGTCTTCGGCGCGGTGGCGATGGGGGTCTTCGTCTACGTGCTGCGCTACACCCGCCTGGGTCTGGGGATGCGGGCCAGCGCCGCGGACCAGGAGGCCGCCCTGGCGGTGGGCATCCCGGTGGGCCGGGTGCTGATGCTCACCTGGTTCATCGCCGGCGCCTGCGCGGCCCTCGCCGGGATCTTCCTGGGCACCTTCCCGCGGGCGGTGGAGGTGAACCTCTCCTTCGTCGCCCTCCGGGCCTTCCCGGCGATCATCGTCGGCGGCCTCGACTCGGTGGGCGGCACGGTGATCGCCGGCCTGGGGCTGGGCATCCTCGAGGTCATGGCCCAGGGCTACGTGAACCCGCTCCTGGGGAACTTCGGGCAGAACCTCCACGAGGTCTTCCCCTACGTGATCATGATCCTCTTCCTCGTGGTGCGACCCTACGGCCTCTTCGGCCGCAAGGACGTGGAGCGCGTCTGA
- a CDS encoding branched-chain amino acid ABC transporter permease, whose amino-acid sequence MPTKKLSTRYEHDLKLLPDLWHKVGLLLALAFLLPFPLLASGYWLGVANFALITIVGAVGLMILTGFTGQISLGHAAFLGLGAYTAALLGQAGLPFWLVLPAAGLVAAVVGLAVGPFALRLKGLYLAIVTIGLLLLVNHCLISFPELTGGVGGIAVPTHAWFGEPNAVITEFQKAVELGSLRLTFEKKLYYLFALVALLSILAGKNLHRSNSGRALMAVRDHDLAAAALGVNPARAKITAFGISSFFGGVAGAMFAFQQQFITVDPPFGFLMSIEYVAIVVVGGTGTIFGAVAGAIFFVVVAPLTELVGPLIPYFSELTNHQQATFLFAVVVSAFLLFEPLGLLGIWLRVKRYFALWPFRY is encoded by the coding sequence ATGCCGACGAAGAAGCTCTCCACCCGCTACGAGCACGACCTGAAGCTCCTGCCCGACCTCTGGCACAAGGTCGGCCTCCTCCTGGCCCTCGCCTTCCTGCTGCCCTTCCCGCTCCTGGCCTCGGGCTACTGGCTGGGGGTCGCGAACTTCGCCCTGATCACCATCGTCGGCGCGGTGGGGCTGATGATCCTCACCGGCTTCACCGGGCAGATCTCCCTGGGGCACGCCGCCTTCCTGGGGCTGGGCGCCTACACGGCGGCGCTGCTGGGGCAGGCGGGCCTGCCCTTCTGGCTGGTGCTGCCGGCGGCCGGGCTGGTCGCGGCGGTGGTGGGCCTGGCGGTCGGCCCCTTCGCCCTGCGCCTGAAGGGCCTCTACCTGGCCATCGTCACCATCGGCCTGCTGCTCCTGGTGAACCACTGCCTGATCTCCTTCCCGGAGCTGACCGGCGGAGTCGGCGGCATCGCCGTGCCCACCCACGCCTGGTTCGGCGAGCCGAACGCGGTGATCACGGAGTTCCAGAAGGCGGTCGAGCTCGGCTCGCTGCGCCTGACCTTCGAGAAGAAGCTCTACTACCTCTTCGCCCTCGTCGCCCTGCTCTCCATCCTCGCCGGCAAGAACCTCCACCGCTCCAACAGCGGCCGGGCCCTGATGGCGGTGCGGGATCACGACCTGGCCGCCGCCGCCCTCGGCGTGAACCCGGCCCGGGCGAAGATCACCGCCTTCGGGATCTCCTCCTTCTTCGGCGGGGTGGCCGGCGCGATGTTCGCCTTCCAGCAGCAGTTCATCACGGTGGACCCGCCCTTCGGCTTCCTGATGTCCATCGAGTACGTGGCCATCGTGGTGGTGGGCGGCACCGGCACCATCTTCGGCGCGGTCGCCGGCGCCATCTTCTTCGTGGTGGTCGCGCCGCTCACCGAGCTGGTCGGTCCGCTGATCCCCTACTTCTCCGAGCTCACCAACCACCAGCAGGCGACCTTCCTCTTCGCGGTGGTGGTCAGCGCCTTCCTGCTCTTCGAGCCGTTGGGGCTCCTCGGCATCTGGCTGCGGGTGAAGCGCTACTTCGCCCTCTGGCCCTTCCGCTACTGA
- the amrB gene encoding AmmeMemoRadiSam system protein B, producing the protein MNLRAPAVAGTFYPADPALLAGMVDDLLAGARVTSGPPGPVRAYVVPHAGLVFSGPIAASAYAHLRRSGQLPGRVLLIGPSHRVALRGLAVSGADAFDTPLGSIPVDIELRERLLAAGLCVQDERPHAREHSLEVQLPFLRRILPEATLLPVVGGEAAPEAVADLFEAVWDDEDTLVLISSDLSHFLPYEEAVRIDEETALLLEALDGKALEPGRACGRVGLGGLVALARRRPLTLERLDLRNSGDTQGRLRAEVVGYGAWAVRDG; encoded by the coding sequence ATGAACCTCCGGGCGCCAGCCGTCGCGGGGACGTTCTACCCCGCCGATCCCGCCCTCCTCGCGGGGATGGTCGACGACCTCCTCGCGGGGGCCAGGGTGACCTCCGGCCCCCCCGGCCCGGTGCGGGCCTACGTCGTGCCCCACGCCGGGCTCGTCTTCTCGGGCCCCATCGCCGCGAGCGCCTACGCCCACCTTCGCCGCAGCGGGCAGCTGCCCGGGCGGGTCCTCCTCATCGGCCCCTCCCACCGGGTGGCCTTGCGGGGGCTGGCGGTGAGCGGCGCGGACGCCTTCGACACCCCGCTGGGCTCGATCCCGGTGGACATCGAGCTGCGCGAGCGCCTCCTCGCCGCGGGCCTCTGCGTGCAGGACGAGCGCCCCCACGCCCGGGAGCACAGCCTGGAGGTGCAGCTGCCCTTCCTGCGGCGGATCCTGCCGGAGGCGACCCTCCTCCCGGTGGTCGGCGGGGAGGCCGCCCCCGAGGCCGTCGCCGACCTCTTCGAGGCCGTCTGGGACGACGAGGACACCCTCGTGCTCATCAGCTCGGACCTCTCCCACTTCCTCCCCTACGAGGAGGCCGTGAGGATCGACGAGGAGACCGCGCTCCTCCTCGAGGCCCTCGACGGCAAGGCCCTCGAGCCCGGCCGGGCCTGCGGAAGAGTCGGCCTCGGCGGCCTCGTCGCCCTCGCCCGCCGCCGCCCCCTCACCCTCGAGCGCCTCGACCTACGCAACTCCGGCGACACGCAAGGCCGCCTCCGCGCCGAGGTCGTCGGCTACGGAGCATGGGCGGTGCGGGACGGGTGA
- a CDS encoding diguanylate cyclase, with the protein MVVDDDPNIRQMLHDILGSEYRVIVASDGEEGLERLAKDAHEIAVVIADQMMPGLTGVQMLRKIADEHPEIVRILVTASDRLADARDAINVARVDRFLSKPVRMIELRAIVSGALRERRLLQENRALVQDLEEKNRMLHDALEAVRFHEHNLTQKLEERTRELKGAMKELAALAVRDGLTGLYNHRFFQESFTAEVARARRHDRSVSLLFIDVDNFKNYNDSAGHPAGDELLRTLAKIIATTSRREDFSARGGRELGAEADPASERRLEGPGGRESDIVARYGGEEFVVMLPETPKAGAQVRAERLRSYVEAHPFSQRERQPGGRVTISVGVATFPEDGGSREQILEAADKALLKAKQTGKNRVVVA; encoded by the coding sequence CTGGTCGTCGATGACGACCCGAACATCCGGCAGATGCTCCACGACATACTCGGGTCGGAGTACCGGGTGATCGTCGCCTCGGACGGCGAGGAGGGGCTCGAGCGCCTGGCGAAGGACGCGCACGAGATCGCCGTGGTGATCGCCGACCAGATGATGCCCGGCCTCACGGGCGTCCAGATGCTCCGGAAGATCGCCGACGAGCACCCGGAGATCGTGCGGATCCTGGTGACCGCCTCCGATCGCCTGGCCGACGCCCGCGACGCCATCAACGTGGCGCGGGTGGACCGCTTCCTCTCCAAGCCGGTCCGGATGATCGAGCTGCGCGCCATCGTCTCCGGCGCCCTGCGCGAGCGCCGCCTGCTGCAGGAGAACCGGGCGCTGGTCCAGGACCTCGAGGAGAAGAACCGGATGCTCCACGACGCCCTGGAGGCCGTGCGCTTCCACGAGCACAACCTCACCCAGAAGCTCGAGGAGCGCACGCGCGAGCTGAAGGGGGCGATGAAGGAGCTGGCGGCCCTGGCCGTCCGCGACGGCCTCACCGGCCTCTACAACCACCGCTTCTTCCAGGAGTCCTTCACCGCCGAGGTCGCCCGGGCCCGCCGCCACGACCGGAGCGTCTCCCTCCTCTTCATCGACGTCGACAACTTCAAGAACTACAACGACAGCGCGGGTCACCCCGCCGGTGACGAGCTCCTGCGCACCCTGGCCAAGATCATCGCCACCACCAGCCGCCGGGAGGACTTCTCGGCCCGGGGCGGCCGGGAGCTCGGCGCCGAGGCCGATCCGGCCAGCGAGCGTCGCCTCGAGGGCCCCGGCGGGCGGGAGTCCGACATCGTCGCCCGCTACGGCGGCGAGGAGTTCGTGGTGATGCTGCCGGAGACCCCCAAGGCCGGCGCCCAGGTCCGGGCCGAGCGTCTGCGCTCCTACGTCGAGGCCCACCCCTTCTCGCAGCGAGAGCGGCAGCCCGGGGGGCGGGTCACCATCAGCGTGGGCGTGGCCACCTTCCCCGAGGACGGCGGCAGCCGCGAGCAGATCCTCGAGGCCGCCGACAAGGCGCTGCTCAAGGCGAAGCAGACCGGCAAGAACCGGGTCGTCGTCGCGTAG
- a CDS encoding VWA domain-containing protein, giving the protein MRRIKLALVLALPALLALLALTSTGGDPARAALSASADALAGSEERAPREGFGLEGHKSLADFSESDGAPSVRVRSFGGERYDWRPARGETRSRREIADRPWAGTLTAKEWCDAESFGQWLDLVGEAQGSAGPFARVARAWQLSTQERIALTLEDAGGRPVADVPVVLEREGEVLFRARTDNRGRAFLYPDLERRRSAGRALEGLRVIARGGGRAVSRAVRAGDALRLVLPLEDQAPAAVGDVMLVMDTTGSMSDELSYLQSELENVIARADHQLMQQVDMRLSVNFYRDRGDAYVLRSFPFTRSLAQATASLLEQRAEGGGDYPEAVELALADALEEHRWSASARGRLLFLVLDAPPRGGAAEVRSLQRSLADAAAKGIRIFPVAGSGVDKDTEFLLRHFAVITGGSYVYLTDDSGVGERHLEATGGRAQTERLNDLMTRLIVESLRDADQVAPVYQARR; this is encoded by the coding sequence ATGCGCCGAATCAAGCTCGCCCTCGTCCTCGCTCTCCCCGCCCTCCTGGCCCTGCTCGCCCTCACGAGCACCGGCGGCGACCCGGCTCGCGCGGCCCTCTCCGCCTCCGCCGACGCCCTGGCCGGCAGCGAGGAGCGCGCGCCGCGCGAGGGCTTCGGCCTCGAGGGCCACAAGAGCCTGGCCGACTTCTCCGAGTCCGACGGCGCCCCGAGCGTCCGCGTCCGCTCCTTCGGAGGCGAGCGCTACGACTGGCGGCCCGCCCGGGGCGAGACCCGCTCCCGCCGGGAGATCGCCGACCGGCCCTGGGCCGGCACCCTCACCGCCAAGGAGTGGTGCGACGCCGAGAGCTTCGGGCAGTGGCTCGACCTCGTCGGCGAGGCGCAGGGGAGCGCCGGCCCCTTCGCCCGGGTGGCGCGGGCCTGGCAGCTCTCCACCCAGGAGCGGATCGCCCTGACCCTCGAGGACGCCGGGGGCCGGCCGGTCGCCGATGTGCCGGTGGTCCTCGAGCGCGAGGGCGAGGTGCTCTTCCGGGCGCGCACCGACAACCGCGGCCGGGCCTTCCTCTACCCGGACCTCGAGCGCCGCCGGAGCGCGGGCCGCGCCCTCGAGGGGCTGCGGGTGATCGCCCGGGGGGGCGGCCGGGCCGTCTCCCGCGCCGTGCGGGCCGGCGACGCCCTGCGCCTCGTCCTCCCCCTCGAGGACCAGGCGCCGGCGGCGGTGGGCGACGTGATGCTGGTGATGGACACCACCGGCTCGATGAGCGACGAGCTCTCCTACCTGCAGAGCGAGCTCGAGAACGTCATCGCCCGGGCGGACCACCAGCTGATGCAGCAGGTCGACATGCGCCTCTCGGTGAACTTCTACCGGGACCGGGGAGACGCCTACGTGCTGCGCTCCTTCCCCTTCACCCGCAGCCTCGCGCAGGCCACCGCCTCGCTCCTGGAGCAGCGCGCCGAGGGCGGCGGGGACTACCCCGAGGCGGTCGAGCTGGCCCTCGCGGACGCCCTCGAGGAGCACCGCTGGAGCGCCTCGGCGCGGGGCCGGCTCCTCTTCCTGGTGCTGGACGCGCCGCCCCGGGGCGGGGCCGCCGAGGTGCGCTCTCTCCAGCGCTCGCTCGCCGACGCGGCGGCGAAGGGGATCCGGATCTTCCCGGTGGCCGGCAGCGGCGTGGACAAGGACACCGAGTTCCTGCTGCGGCACTTCGCGGTGATCACCGGCGGCAGCTACGTCTACCTCACCGACGACAGCGGCGTGGGCGAGCGGCACCTCGAGGCCACCGGCGGGCGCGCCCAGACCGAGCGCCTCAACGATCTGATGACGCGGCTGATCGTCGAGTCGCTGCGAGATGCGGATCAGGTCGCGCCGGTGTACCAGGCGCGACGCTGA
- a CDS encoding glycosyltransferase family 2 protein, with protein MLNDHSVGVVIPCRESWPAVRLLIQDLPAFVDRVIVVDDASQDGSAAHLRRAHDPRTRAGARLTLLLHPEPRGLGAAVVTGYRALLAAGTELVVVAWPGDALDPGEIEALLTPLIERRADLVSGSRLGEGAPRLGRLRGLVTARLLGWAIGSGGIADAACAHHAVTSVTLRRLALSELARGEAFPLDLISHARREGLVTEVAALRPFHRRRHHLPPESVWIIGRAALRRLRLRRHPRVLAANARARARVAAARPVGSETRRQLPDPT; from the coding sequence ATGCTGAACGATCACAGCGTGGGTGTGGTGATTCCCTGCCGGGAGTCCTGGCCGGCGGTGCGCCTGCTGATCCAGGACCTGCCCGCCTTCGTGGACCGGGTCATCGTGGTGGACGACGCCAGCCAGGACGGCTCGGCCGCCCACCTGCGGCGGGCCCACGATCCGCGCACCCGCGCCGGCGCCCGCCTCACCCTCCTCCTCCACCCGGAGCCCCGGGGGCTGGGCGCGGCGGTGGTCACCGGCTACCGCGCCCTCCTGGCCGCCGGCACCGAGCTGGTGGTGGTGGCCTGGCCCGGGGACGCCCTCGACCCCGGCGAGATCGAGGCCCTCCTCACCCCGCTCATCGAGCGGCGGGCGGACCTGGTCAGCGGCAGCCGCCTCGGCGAGGGCGCTCCCCGCCTCGGGCGCCTGCGAGGCCTCGTCACCGCCCGGCTCCTGGGCTGGGCCATCGGCTCGGGCGGGATCGCCGACGCGGCCTGCGCCCACCACGCCGTGACCTCGGTGACCCTGCGCCGCCTCGCCCTCTCCGAGCTCGCCCGGGGAGAGGCCTTCCCCCTCGACCTGATCTCCCACGCCCGGCGCGAGGGGCTGGTCACGGAGGTGGCCGCCCTGCGTCCCTTCCACCGGCGCCGCCACCACCTGCCGCCGGAGAGCGTCTGGATCATCGGCCGGGCGGCGCTGCGGAGGCTGCGCCTGCGGCGGCACCCGCGGGTTCTGGCGGCGAACGCCCGGGCCCGGGCCCGGGTCGCGGCGGCCCGCCCGGTGGGGTCGGAGACCCGCCGGCAGCTCCCCGATCCGACCTGA
- a CDS encoding 3'(2'),5'-bisphosphate nucleotidase CysQ, with protein sequence MSKHALEEELEVARRLILEAGERIMSHYGQVDVEHKAGDEPVTAADREANALLVEGLSRAFPEDGILAEESRPSADWHEKRRIWCIDPVDGTKEFIAQNGEFAAMVGLVVEGRAALGLVLMPARGLLYYGGPDLPTVEEKLETGERRELKVSDRADFSEMGVAISRSHRSERVGGMVERLGVTREVRSGSVGVKLAMVGNGEVDLYLHPSGGTKRWDACGPDAILAGAGGVLTDFHGRPIDYVSGEVHNDSGLLASNGTRHAEIVELLADLTEEAGL encoded by the coding sequence ATGAGCAAGCACGCACTCGAAGAGGAGCTCGAAGTCGCCCGCCGCCTGATCCTCGAGGCCGGCGAGCGGATCATGAGTCACTACGGTCAGGTCGACGTCGAGCACAAGGCGGGCGACGAGCCGGTGACCGCCGCCGACCGCGAGGCGAACGCCCTCCTGGTCGAGGGTCTCTCCCGGGCCTTCCCGGAGGACGGGATCCTGGCCGAGGAGAGCCGCCCGAGCGCCGACTGGCACGAGAAGAGGCGGATCTGGTGCATCGATCCGGTGGACGGCACCAAGGAGTTCATCGCCCAGAACGGTGAGTTCGCGGCGATGGTCGGCCTGGTCGTCGAGGGCCGCGCCGCCCTGGGCCTGGTGCTGATGCCCGCCCGGGGCCTGCTCTACTACGGCGGCCCCGACCTCCCCACGGTCGAGGAGAAGCTCGAGACCGGCGAGCGCCGGGAGCTGAAGGTCAGCGATCGCGCGGACTTCTCGGAGATGGGCGTGGCGATCTCCCGCAGCCATCGCTCCGAGCGGGTCGGGGGGATGGTAGAGCGGCTCGGCGTCACGCGCGAGGTGCGCAGCGGCAGCGTGGGCGTGAAGCTGGCCATGGTCGGCAACGGCGAGGTGGACCTCTACCTCCACCCCTCCGGCGGCACCAAGCGCTGGGACGCCTGCGGTCCCGACGCCATCCTGGCCGGCGCCGGCGGCGTGCTCACCGACTTCCACGGGCGCCCCATCGACTACGTCTCCGGCGAGGTGCACAACGACTCGGGGCTGCTGGCCAGCAACGGGACGCGGCACGCCGAGATCGTCGAGCTGCTCGCGGATCTGACGGAAGAAGCCGGGCTCTGA
- a CDS encoding Smr/MutS family protein → MGKKKHEGFNSPFADLSKRLKEDEEPAKAEPVPPPPPAPSASEPEDDAALFEQWVGEVRPLEGRERQLRARPEPKLAEALQDAEDAEALAVLSDLVGGRGEFDLSDTEEWVEGLAPGIDRKLLRRLKRGDFSVQGHLDLHGLVREAAQVEVRRFIRDSRGQGKRCVLIIPGRGKGSPDGEPVLKKALVRWLSRGELGRQVLAFCTARPGDGGAGALYVLLRR, encoded by the coding sequence GTGGGGAAGAAGAAGCACGAAGGTTTCAACTCACCCTTCGCGGACCTCTCGAAGCGCCTGAAAGAGGACGAGGAGCCGGCGAAGGCCGAGCCAGTCCCCCCTCCCCCACCGGCGCCGAGCGCAAGCGAGCCCGAGGACGACGCCGCCCTCTTCGAGCAGTGGGTCGGCGAGGTGAGGCCCCTCGAGGGGAGGGAGCGCCAGCTGCGCGCCCGGCCGGAGCCGAAGCTCGCCGAGGCCCTGCAGGACGCCGAGGACGCCGAGGCCCTCGCCGTGCTCTCGGACCTGGTCGGCGGTCGGGGCGAGTTCGACCTCTCGGACACCGAGGAGTGGGTCGAGGGCCTGGCCCCCGGCATCGACCGCAAGCTCCTGCGGCGCCTCAAGCGCGGTGACTTCTCGGTGCAGGGGCACCTCGATCTGCACGGCCTGGTCCGCGAGGCGGCCCAGGTGGAGGTCCGCCGCTTCATCCGGGACTCCCGGGGGCAGGGGAAGCGCTGCGTGCTGATCATCCCCGGCCGGGGCAAGGGCTCACCGGACGGCGAGCCGGTGCTCAAGAAGGCGCTGGTGCGCTGGCTCTCCCGCGGAGAGCTCGGCCGCCAGGTCCTCGCCTTCTGCACCGCCCGCCCGGGGGACGGCGGCGCGGGCGCCCTCTACGTGCTGCTGCGCCGCTGA